Below is a window of Ahaetulla prasina isolate Xishuangbanna chromosome 1, ASM2864084v1, whole genome shotgun sequence DNA.
ATTATGGGCATTTTATATTCTCTGTGGCCATGCTTCATTTAACACAGGGATTGGTGCTCAGCTATGAAGTGTGTACACTTTTAGAAAAGTGCCCCTAAATGTGAAGGCTGGTTATATGACAAGCCAAAATGCTATTCgctgatttatgatttatcataTGCTCTTGTGCAAtcctgcttcaaagtgcttttttCCTCCACTATTACATCAGTTATTACGACGTCTAAACTGGCTTTTGTATCTTCCAAGGAACTTTATTTGAAAGTGATCCTTAAAACATCCTAGGAATGAACAGGAACAACAATCTGAACTGTGTCCAAAACTGGCATCTAATGGAAATCTACCTGCAGAGCAACAATCTAAAGGCAGTTCAAATAAATTAAGCTAATTACAAAATACACAgaagatatctatctatctatctatctatctatctatctatctatctatctatctatctatctatctatctatctatctcactccTAGTCTGGTGGTTCTTCATATCCAAGAGAATCGGACTCTTTTTTTCTAGTTTGAGATTGATGGCTGCTTTTATGACAGTCATCAATCACAAGGAACTTATTTCCTCTCACTATCCATATATGGGGATTCATTCTTCTTAAATCCAGCTAGTTCAAGAACAAAGCACTCTAGCTTATGAATCTAAATGATTTCACTAGCAGTTGTAGATCAGAACAGTACTAGGACTCCCTCTATAGTACTGTTTAGGAACAACATTCCAGTTTTTGAAAACAAAGGAGAATTGCTAGAGGGGAGGGGTTATTggctaaaaaaaatgaaaaagggcaGGCGCTTTTTCACTCTCATCCAGACAAGGAGCAGACAGCAGACAGTTTAGGAGACTCAGAATGAAAATCatacaggaaggaaaaaagaaaaacaaaggactaAGGCTACAATAAGTGTTTACAAAAAACTAGATGTATTTGTACAATATATTAAATTTGGCTTATGTTTATGTTCTGGTTTCTGGGATTCTATTATGCAATCCCATTGTTTGATTTGTTAATGATTTAATACACAATGTGAAAATGGGATAATTCAATTACACAATTATTTGGGTGGGTCAGTTAAGAAACGTGATAAATGAAAGTTATACCGTGGAAATgcagtttgggggtggggggaaatattAATGCAGAAAACACAATCTTCAATTAAAAAGCACATTTTGGCACTATTCTAAATCATCCCCAATGTATGATGTAAAAGATGTCATAGTTAAAGATAGCTCAATAATGTATGCATCATCAATCTTTGCACTTATATGCACTTATATGCAATCTTTgcatataaatgtacatttgtGTGTGGCTTGAACGTTTTGTAGTTTTGTAGACATAAGGAAACCACAGTACAGCTATACAATACAATCTGCAAAAAGCCCACAATGGTCAAACAGTTTAtccaattaaattatatttaggATAAAGACATGATTGGCTCTCAGTACAAGAAGTCAAACTGTCCAGAAACTGTCCCTCTATTTGCATacttaacaaaaataaaacatttgctcaTAACATTCAAATTTCTTTCTGTACTTTTACATTCTGCAGCAGCCTTGGGCCCAAATCCAGGACAAGTCTTAACAATAGTATAAATATGCCCATGCAAAACCAGCAACATTTCAACCcctgtgaaaagaaaggaaaaaccaCCTCAAATCCTTCTACTCTTACTTGActcaaaggaagaggaaggaatttCATGCTATAGAAGTGGCATCTGGTGATAATACTTTGCATGGGGAAGCACCTATATATTTCTTCTCCAGAGGCTGTTAAGCATGGACAATTAACTACATAAAACTATGCCTTGTTTCAAATCCTTCTAAACCTGTAAAGTCCTCTGGGCGCTAGATGAAGGTTCCCCAAGAGATTGCTCATGTACCCCAAAAGCTGCTGAGTGCCCTGCAGCAGAAAGTTCACAAATGTCTCGCCCCccgtttttctgttttttccgcCGGCTTCCAAAGCTTCCCCAAGAGATCAGCATATGAGGTTAGCAcaactttcttctctctttctcctcactGGTATCGGAGGAGGATCATGACGCTGGATAAAAACAGCACGAGGAGAAAACTTTCAAAGAGACTGTACTTCTCCTGCTCCTTGCTCTCTTTGCGCCTCTGCAATTCCTGCTGCTTCAGCCGCATCAGGCGGTCCCGTTCCAACTGCTCGGCATAATGGGCTCGGTAAAATTCATCGAAGTTGAAGATGGGCTTGCCTGAAGGGTGGCCAGAGGTGTACGCAGGCGGCTTCTTGGACATTTTCtgagcagctgctgctgctgctgctttactTTTGCCAGGGGGCTTCCTGGCGTTGGAAATGTCCTTCTCGGTGAGGAGGCCACGGTCGTACTTCTTGCGCAGGCTGAGGCTGCCCAACACCTGATAGGCCTGGGTGATGTGAATGAAGCGATCGGCCGCCTCCACGCTGCCCGCATTGCGATCCGGGTGATAGAGAAAGGACTGTCTGTAGTAAGCGGTCTTGATTTGGGCCTGAGTAGCGGTGCTTTGCACTCCCAGCAATTCGTACAGGTCTTTCGGGCCAGCACGGCGCCAAacgtttcctcttccttccccttcctggcCATTTTTACCCTGGCCGGGACCTGATCGCTTACGAAAGGCAACGGGAAAGACAAGGGTAGGCAGCGCTGCTTTGGGCCTAAAACCGGCTCCATAGGACGACCAGAGGAGATCTGAGGCGAGGACAGAGGCGGCCCTTGACTGGCGCTGC
It encodes the following:
- the DNAJC30 gene encoding dnaJ homolog subfamily C member 30, mitochondrial, translating into MALARSQRQSRAASVLASDLLWSSYGAGFRPKAALPTLVFPVAFRKRSGPGQGKNGQEGEGRGNVWRRAGPKDLYELLGVQSTATQAQIKTAYYRQSFLYHPDRNAGSVEAADRFIHITQAYQVLGSLSLRKKYDRGLLTEKDISNARKPPGKSKAAAAAAAQKMSKKPPAYTSGHPSGKPIFNFDEFYRAHYAEQLERDRLMRLKQQELQRRKESKEQEKYSLFESFLLVLFLSSVMILLRYQ